In Eubacteriales bacterium mix99, the DNA window GGGATTGGTGTTGGGCTTTGGAGGACGGGTTCTGGATGCTTCCCTTCCCAAATACCTGAATTCTTCCGACAGTCCTACCTTCAACAAGAGCAGGAATCTCTTCGGGCTGAATCTTGCCGGGAAAGCCAGGCCTTTGAAGTTTCTGATCATTGTGGAGGGATATATGGATGTGATCACCCTGCATCAGTTTGGATTTCCGCAGGCGGTGGCTTCCCTGGGGACTTCCCTGACGGAGGAACAGGCCAGGCTGATGAGGCGATATGCCTCGGAAGTTTATACCGCCTATGATGGGGATACGGCCGGACAAAAGGCAACCCTGCGGGCACTGGACATTCTGAGGGATGCAGGCTGCCGGGCCAGGGTTATGCAGTTTCCGGACGGATTGGATCCGGACGAGATCCTGAAGAAGTACGGGCCGGAGTACTTCAGAAAGTTAATGGATCAAAATCAGTCTGCGGTGAATTATAAGCTGGGACGGCTGCGGGAAAAGTACGATCCGGAGACAACAGACGGCAAAGTGGATTTCGCAACAGCTGCAGCCGGAGTATTGGCTCAACTGGACAATCCGATTGAACGGGATACCCATGTGCGGGAATTGGAGTCCCGGCTGGGTATTTCCTCCCGGGCAATCTATGACCAGATCAACCGGACACAGGCGGTTGCGGGAAAACAAAATCGTCGTTATAGGAATAGTGTTGGTAATAATAGGAATACTATAGGAAAAAAGCAGCCAAAAATCCTGAAGTCCAGATATAGCAAGGCGGAGGAACACTTAATACAGCTGATGGCGCAGGGTGAGGTGATGGCGCGAAAGGTTCTGGATGGACTGGGGGATATTACTTTGCAGGATCCCCTGCATCAGCAGGTGGCGGATATTGTGCGGAACCTTCTGGAAAAAGGCAGGGATGTCAGTGAGGCGCAGATTCTGAGCCGCATAACAGACCGGGAGGACGTTAGAAAATTAGTAGATATATTTCGTCAGGAAATGGAGTATGATAACATAGATACCATGTTATCGGATTGGTTGGGTCAGATTGCGAGGAATACATTGAGTAAACGACATCGGGCGCTTCAGAATGAAATATCCGCCCTGGAACGGGAAGGAATCCCGGACAGGGAAAAATACAGGCTTTTGCTGCAGGAATTGCAGCAACTCAATCGCAGGTTGAGCACAGATAAACTGGAAAGGAGGAAATTGCGTGAAGAACGGAGAGTCTAAAAAAAGCCGCATCAAGCAACTCATCGAGAAGGGTAAGTCGAAAGGCTCCTTGACATATAAGGAAATAATGGACATGCTGGAAGAAATCGAGCTGGAACCGGAGCAGATTGAAAAGGTTTATGAATCATTGGAATCCCTTGGCATCGACGTTGTGGATGAGGAAACGAATGAAGAGGCAGCTCCCGAAAAGGATCTGAGCTTAACCGTACCAGAGGGGGTTAATATAGATGATCCGGTGCGCATGTATCTGAAGGAAATAGGCAAAGTTCCCCTGCTGACTGCAGATGAGGAAGTGGAACTGGCGAAGAGAATGGGCCAGGGGGATGAGATGGCCAAGCGGAAGCTGGTGGAAGCCAATCTCCGACTGGTTGTCAGCATAGCGAAAAGATACGTGGGACGGGGCATGTTGTTTCTGGATTTGATTCAGGAAGGCAATCTTGGATTGATCAAGGCAGTGGAAAAGTTTGATTACCGCAAGGGATTCAAATTCAGCACCTATGCCACCTGGTGGATTCGTCAGGCCATTACGCGTTCCATCGCCGATCAGGCGAGGACCATCCGCATTCCCGTTCATATGGTGGAGACCATCAACAAGCTGATTCGTGTCTCCAGACAACTTCTTCAGGAATACGGCAGAGAGCCGTTGCCGGAAGAGATTGCGCAGGAAATGGATATTTCAGTGGAAAAAGTGCGGGAGATCATGAAAATCGCCCAGGAACCGGTATCCCTGGAAACCCCCATCGGGGAAGAGGAGGACAGCCATCTGGGAGATTTCATACCGGATGATGAAGCTCCTGCGCCGGCGGAGGCCGCTGCTTTTACTCTGCTGAAGGAGCAGCTCATGGGAGTATTGGATACCCTGACCAGCCGGGAAGAAAAGGTGTTGAGACTTCGGTTTGGTCTGGATGACGGCAGAGCCCGTACCCTGGAGGAAGTGGGTAAGGAATTCAATGTCACGAGGGAGAGAATCCGGCAGATTGAAGCAAAAGCGCTGCGGAAACTTCGGCATCCCAGCAGAAGTAAAAAATTAAAGGATTATCTGGATTGAACATGGTGAGTCCGTGGCAGTTTCTGTCCCGGATTTTCCATTGACGTTTGTGGGTCCGGTTGGTATAATACTATTGTGTCTGGGCCTTTAGCTCAGTTGGTTAGAGCAACCGGCTCATAACCGGTCGGTCCGGGGTTCAAGTCCCTGAAGGCCCACCATAATGCCAGATAGCTTGACCATAGCTTAATTTTGATTCGAAAGGCACCGTTGAAAGCGGTGTTTTTTGGTTTGAGAAGGGCTTTAATACATTCCATAGGAGGAGAGGGCCATGGCTTTGGATGGAAGACTGAAGGCAATTGCGGATGCCGTCCCCAAATCACACAAGGTGGCAGATATCGGTACGGATCATGGCTATGTACCGCTTGCCCTGCTTCAGGATCATCGGATCGAATACGCCGTTGCAGCAGATATCAGTACAGGTTCCCTGAATAAGGCCGAAAGACTGATTCGGCTGCACCACATGGAGTATTGTATGGAGACCCGTTTGGGAGATGGATTATCTGTTCTGGCTCCATGGGAAGCCGATACCATTATAATTACCGGAATGGGCGGGCTGCTGATAAGCGATATACTGGAGAAAGGGGAAGCCGTTGCACGGACTGCTTCCGTTTTGGTCCTCCAGCCCATGACGGCTCAGGAGGAGCTGCGCCGCTGGTTGATTTCCAATGAATATGGGATTGCGGATGAAGAGCTGGTTCAGGAAGGCAGGAGGATTTATGAGATTCTCATTGCTGCGCCGGGGCGGGCAGGTACCAGGCCCGAGGCGGATATTTATTACGATATCGGATGGAAATTAGTAGAAAAGAATCATCCTCTTCTGGGAGAGCTGATCCGGGATCGGATACAGACGATGGAGGAAATCATACAGCACTTGAAAAATGGAAAGACCGAAGCGGCAAGGATTCGACAGAAGGAATTGGAGGGCAAAGTCAGACAGTATAAGGAGGTTGCTCATTGCCACGTCAAATAAAGGACATCATACGGATCATGGAAAAGCTGGCACCGCCGGAACGGGCAGAATCCTGGGATAATGTGGGGTTGCTGGTCGGCAGCAGTACGGCTCCGGTCCGCAGAATCATGGTTACCCTGGATGTGACTGCGGAGGGAATCCGGGATGCGGAAAGGAAACAGACCGATTTGATCATCAGTCACCATCCGGTTTTGTTTCGGCCGGTCAGCGCCATCAATGACAGCACTGCGGAAGGCTCCCTGCTTCTGCAGCTTTTGTATTCAGGGATTGCAGTGTATTCGGCTCACACCAATTTTGACAAGGCAGCGGGTGGGACAGACGACACCCTGGCAGAGCTGCTGGGGCTTCAGGATGTTTGTCCTCTTACAGGAAGCGGGAATGGCTTTGACCCGGATCGGCCGGGGTTCGGCCGGATCGGGAAATTGTCGGAAAGGCAATCCCTGGAGCATTATCTGGGGAAGGTCCGGAGTGCATTGGGAGCGGGGAAGGCTGATTATATCGGGAATCCGGAAAAAGAGATTCATACCGTGGCATCCTGTGCAGGAGCAGGCGGAGACTTTATCCAACAGGCTCGGCAGGCCGGTGCGGACCTGTTTATTACCGGGGAAGTGAAATATCACGAAGCATTGCCGACTCTGGACGGAGATATGGCACTGGCCACTTTCGGACATTATGCAACGGAACGACCAGCCATGAATCGGTTAATTCAACATTTACAAAATTCAATCAATGCATTACAATATAACATGGAAGTAATTCCATCCAGCGATTATGGGATTTATTTTCGAAGATTAAGGGAGTAAGCAGGGCTTATTCCTTTTTCATAATAGATAGAAGGAGGAAGCAGACATGGAACAATTGGATATGCTATGGAAATATCAGGATTTGGATCTCCTTATGGATCAATATGTCGCGGACCAGCGGAATTCCGATTCGCGCAAAAAATTATTGAAACTCAAGCGGTATCTGGTGAAACAGGATAATTATCTGGTTCGGCTGGATCGGGAAGCGCAGAGGAAAAGCAGCCTTTGCGATAAAATCCGGCAGGAATGCGATACCATCCGCAGCAGCATGGAAACAGAGAGGGAAAAGTTGTCAACCGATGAAGCCCCCACCATGGTGGATTTGGATGCAATGGAAAAATCAGGTATTGAAATGAAAGGGCAGATTTTAAAGAAGGAGGCATCCCTGAAGCAGTTACTGCAGGAGATGAAAGTATTCCAGAAGAAGCTGGACGATATCCGGGAAAAGGTTGCCAGGGCTAAAAAAGATTACATCAATGTGAAAAAGGATTATGATGCGGAAGTTGCGAAGATGCGGCAGGAACGGGCCGGGGTAAAGAAAAAGAGGGACAGTCTGGGAGCAGGAATTGATCCGCCTCTTCTTACGAAATACCGAAATATCAAGGCCAGCAAGACTCCCGTCCTCTCCGTCATGGAGAATAATCAATGTGGCGGCTGTTTTATTAATCTGGCATCTTTAGTGGTACAGAAGGTGCGGAACGGGGAAAAGATCGTGGAATGTGAGAATTGTGGCAGAATTCTGTATTATAAGGGCTGAAAAAGAGGAAGAATTTAACTTTGACGAAGGCCGGAAAAGATGGTAAAATAAATTTTGCAGTCTGAAAGGATTGCAAAGGCAGAACAGGTAAGGAAGCCAAATGATCGCGGCTGCCGTGAGGCAGACGAGGAAAGTCCGAGCTCCGCAGGGCAGGGTGCTGGGTAATACCCAGTGGAGGTGACTCCAAGGACAGTGCAACAGAGAGATACCGCGCATGAAAAGGAAACTTTTGATGCGTAAGGGTGGAAAGGTGAGGTAAGGGCCCACCGGCATCCAGGCGACTGGAATGGCCATGTAAACCCCATCCGGAGCAAGGCCGAATAGAGGACAGAAGATGCGGTTGCCCGCCGCGTCCCGGGAAAGGCCGCTTGAGCCTGTTGGCAACGACAGGCCTAGACAGATGATCATATCAGACAGAACTCGGCTTACCGACTTCGCTTACTTGTTTTCTTATATAAGAAAGAATGCCAATAAAAAAAGCATCCCATATTTCGTGGGGTACTTTTTTTATTGGCATTCTTTTTGAAAATGATCCAGCCGTCCTGCAAAATCCTGCGCATCTTTCCCTTTTGCAACAACCGTCAGCGGCTGGTACAGTGCCAGGGAGGCAATGCCCATAATGCTTTTGCCGTCCACGATGCTGTGTCTGGCCTTGACTTTGATATCACATTGGTACTTGTCTGCCAGGGTAATAAAATCCTTAATGCCATTCAGCGTATCCAGGCGAACTTTTCGCTCTACTCTCATGATTTATCTTCCCTCCTTCCAATATTTTCTGAGAAATCCATATTTCTCTTTATGGTATTATGACACATCTATAGTCCATTTTCAAGGAATCGAATAACAAATTATTTGCCTCCTGTTTCGTGTATTTTTAACAAGCAAAAATTTACAATTCATCAACCGTTGCTGTAAAATCGTGATATAATATTGAAAAATACCTTATGCAGGGTTTTGTTTGTACAAATGGGAAAGGAAGATGGAAGTTTTGAGTAAGAGAACGAATTATATCACATGGGACGAATATTTTATGGGGATTGCCCTGCTGTCTGCCAAAAGAAGCAAGGACCCTTCCACTCCGGTGGGAGCCTGCATTGTCGACAGCAAAACGAATCGGATATTGAGTGTGGGGTACAACGGACTTCCCACCGGCTGTTCGGATGATGATTATCCATGGGACCGTACCGGAGAACCGCTGAACACAAAATATCCTTATGTTGTTCACGCAGAGATGAATGCCATTTTAAATAACCGAATCGCTTCTCTGGAGGGGGCCAGGCTCTACACGACACTGTTTCCCTGCAACGAATGTACCAAGGCAATGATTCAGGCCGGGATAAAGGAGGTCATCTATCTGAGCAACAAATATCCCGATTCGGATCAGGTAAAGGCGTCCCAAAAAATGCTGCAACAAACCGGTGTGAAACTGCGGTGTTTTACCTCCGGCTTGAAGCAGATAACGATTTCTTACCTTCCGGAATCCCCGGCTGCCGGTCCATCCCGGGCCTGACAGGCCGGCCGGATGGCCGCGGCCCGTGGACGTTATTTTTTCCAGAAATGAGGCATCGCAAGGATCATCAGCGAATGAATCTCCAGACGCCCCAGCAGCATGCATACGGACAGCAGTCCCTTGGAGAACAGGGAAAGCTTGCTGAAGTTTTTCATGGGCCCAACGGATGCGAAGCCGGGGCCGACATTGTTCAAAGTGGCGGCTACGGCAGACGTTCCGCTCATCATATCCATCCCCTGTGCAAGCAAAGCCAGCACTGCCACGAAGTAAATGACCAGATACAGGACAATGAAGGAAGTTACCCCGTGAAGGGTTTCCTCCGGAACAGTCTGGCCGCCCAATTGTATGGGCATTACAGCTTTCGGATGAACCAGACGGTGGAAACCCCTTTTAATGATTTTGAAGGAAAGCACGAAACGGATGACCTTGATGCCGCCTGCCGTGGAGCCGGCACAGGAACCGATAAACATCAGCAGCATAAGGATCATTCTGCTGAAGTCCGGCCATAGATCAAAATTTGTTGAGGAATAACCGGTGGTACTCATAATGGTCATCACCTGAAAAGATGCATGACGGATGGATTCACTGACATCGTGGAATACAGATGCATTGATGTTGATCGCAATCATTACAATGGAACCTATGACAATCCCTGTATACGCCTGAAACTCCTTGTCTTTCAACAGGTTGCGGAAATTTCCGTGCAACGCATTGCAATAAAGGGAAAAATTCACCCCGGACAGGAAGGTAAAGATCGTGATGATCCATTCATAGGACGGATTATGATAATGCCCGATGCTTTTGTTGTATATGGAGAATCCTCCTGTGCCCACTGTCCCGAAGGTATGGACCAGAGAGTCATACATAGGCATGCCTGCTATCCGCAGGGAGATGATCTGTGCCACCGTAACGATGCCATAAGCCAGGTAGAGCATTTTGGCGGTTTCCCGCATTGTGGGCTTTACCTTTCCCGCTATGGGGCCGGTGGTTTCAGCTTTATAGACCTGCAGGGTTCCAACCCTGTTGCCTATGGAGGGAAGCAGTGCCATTGTGAATGCCAGAATTCCCATACCGCCCAGCCAATGGGTAAAGGAACGCCAGAACAAAATGCCCTTTGGTACCGCTTCCACGTTGCTCAATATTGTGGAACCGGTGGTGGTGAAGCCGGAAACCGTTTCGAGGTAAGCGTCCACGTAGGTGGGGACGGATCCGGAAAAGCAAAAAGGCAACGCTCCGAATGCGCAGGCAAGCACCCAACCAAGGCCGGTTATCATGAATCCTTCTTTGTAACGAATGATTCCCTTCTTTGGCCGCAATGCAGAAAGCCCAAGCAGAAGAAGCCCTGCTGCCGCTGTCAGGATCATGGACAGGATCAATGCCTTTGCATCTCCCTGTCCGTAATAGAAAGCTACGCCCATGGAGGGAAGCATGCAGACGGACTCAGTCAGAAGCAGAAGTCCCAGTGCCTTTGAGGTGATGCCAAAATTCATTTTTTCGCTTCCTTTCCGCTTCGCTGAAGATTTCTGTTACCCGATTGTCTTCCGAGGACCGACACAGGACGATAACCCGGTCATCAGCGTATATTTTATCTTCACCGTGAGGAATGATGACTTTATCATTCCGGATAATGGTTGTAATGAGAACATCTGACGGCAGGTCCAGATCCCGTATGGAAATATCCGTTGCCGCGCATCCGGATGATATTTTCCATTCCATGACTTCTCCTTCGCCACCCAGCAGCAGGAACAGGGAAGCGATTTTCCCGCCTCTTATGAACCGCAGGATCTCACTTGCCGTAATCATGCTTGGAGTAATCGCCGCATCCACACCAATGGTTTCCACCAGGGGAATGTAATTTGCCCTGCTGACTTTGGAGATCACTTTTTTTACCCCCATCTGTTTGGCCAGAAGGGATAAAAGAACGTTTTCCTCATCGATGCCTGTCAGGGCGACCAGGGCATCCATCTGTCCGATATTTTCCGCTTTCAGAAGACTCAGATCGGTGCCGTCTCCATTGATAACCAGTGCATTGGGGAGATTCTCTGACAATATCCTGCATCTTGCCGGATCCTTTTCGATGATTTTTACGGAGATCCCCAGCGGAAGCAGTTTCTCGGTCAGATAATAGGAAATTCTCCCACCTCCAAGAATCATAACATGACTGATGCGCTTTGGCGTGATGCCGATGCTTTTACAGAATTTCAAGATTCCTTTCTTCTGCCCGATGATATAGATGGTGTCTCCCGTTTGAATCACATTTTCTCCCCTGGGGATAATCAGTTCTCCCTTTCGGATGATTGCGGCAACCAGTATGTCATTGGGGATGTCCAGATCCTTTATCTGCACCGGATTCAGTTTCAACGGATCGTCAATGGGCACGGATACCATCTGCACCTTGCCCTTCGCGAAGTCCTCCACCGCGCCTGCCGGAGAATAGGTCAGCATGCGGCTGATTTCAAGGGCGGTGGATCGTTCGGGATTGATGATATAGTCGATGCTGAGCTGTTCTTTTGTAACCGCCCAGTCCTTTGTATATTCCGGATTCCGTATCCTGGCCACGGTTGTACCGGCCCCCAGGTTTTTGGCGGAAAGACAGGCCAGCATGTTTGCTTCATCACTTTCCGTAACGGCTATGACCATGTCATTCCGGCTGATCTCCAGCTGCTTCAGGGTACTGCTGACCAGACCGTTGGACTGCATGGTCAGCACATCCAGGTTTTCATTGACTTTATTGATTACGTCTTCGTTCTTTTCCACGACCACAACGTCGAACATTTCCCGTGACAATGCCTCGGCAATCTGATATCCGACTTTGCCGGCACCAATCACAATAATCCTCATACTATTTCCCCCTTGTTCTTATCCCGGTCATTTTGCAGCAAAACAACAGAAGAAAAGCTGTTTTGCCTTGCAATTTCATAAATCAGAACATCTTCTCATTATACTCTTATTTACATTTTGATAAATGTAATATTTTTGCTTATAGGAGCCAATAATAGATATAGTATGGCATTTTACGTGTTTATTACTAATATTCTTCGTTTTGCTCTGTATATCTCATAATATATATTGTATACATGAGTAATGGACCTGAATTTTTGATCCACCCTTTCTATATTACATGGATTTATTGCTGTAAGAAGGGTTATATAGATAACAGAGCCCTTGACATGGGGAAAATGTGGTGTATAATGAAAGTAGCCCCACCGCATAGGGGGTGGGGTAGAGAAAACCAAACGGAGGGATAGATATGGAATGCGGGGATAAAAAACAGGTCCTCAATCTGTTGAAAACATCAAGGGGACAAATGGACGGAATTATCCGGATGCTGGAGGAGGATCGTTACTGCGTGGATATATCCAAACAGATTCTTTCCGTACAGGCTCTCCTGAAAAAGGCAAATTTACAAATAATCGATCAACACATTCGTCATTGCGTGAAGGAAGCTTTCCTGGAAGGCAACGGGGATGAGAAAGTAACGGAAGTGATTGATCTGATCGATAAATACGCAAAGTAATGTGTTACCGGTATTTGAAAGGGAAAGGTGGGAAGCAGATATGAAAGAGACATTACAGATTACCGGAATGACCTGTGCATCGTGTGTCAGGGCTGTACAAAAGGCAATTACAAAGCTGGATGGCGTGCAGGAAGCTTCTGTCAACCTGGCAACGGAAAGGGCCACCGTGGTATACGATCCGGATGAGGTCCGGATCCCACAGATACAGGATGCCGTATCCCGGGCAGGATACAAGGCAATGGAGATTGAAACGAAAGGTCAGGCGGATAGGGAACGGGAGCGCAGGGAAAAGGAGGCAAAGACCCTCTGGCGGAAATTTATCGTTTCCCTTGTTTTTACCGTACCGCTGCTTTATGTTGCAATGGGTCATATGATGGGATTGCCCGTACCGGGTGCGATCCATCCGGATGTGCATCCCCTTCGCTTTGCTCTGGTGCAGCTGGCACTGGCCCTTCCGGTGATGATTGCAGGATATCGGTTCTATACCGTAGGATTTGGAAACTTATTCCGAAGAGAGCCCAATATGGATTCGCTGATTGCAGTGGGAACGAGTGCGTCCCTGCTGTACGGAATCTATGCCATGATTCAGATCGGGAACGGCAGGGTGGAGTATGTACACGATTTGTACTTTGAGTCTGCCGGCGTCATCATCACCCTCATTCTTTTGGGCAGGTACCTGGAAGCCGTGACGAAAGGCAAGACATCGGAAGCGATTCGGAAACTGATGGGACTGGCTCCGAAGACGGCGACCGTGATCCGGGACGGCGGGGAAACGGTGATTCCCATTGAGGAAGTGAAGGTCGGGGATATTCTGGTGGTAAAACCGGGAGAAAAGATCCCGACGGATGGAATTGTGGTGGAAGGCAGAACTTCTGTGGACGAATCCATGCTGACCGGCGAGAGCATCCCGGTGGAAAAAAATAAGGGCTGCAGCATTATCGGTGCCAGCATCAATCAAAACGGCACGGTTCGGTTCCAGGCCACAAAGGTGGGCGAGGATACGGCTTTGGCGCAGATCATCAAACTGGTGGAGGAAGCCCAGGGCTCCCGGGCACCTATTGCCAGGACAGCGGATATCATCGCAGGCTATTTTGTTCCGATTGTCATGGCAATCGCCGTCATTGCCGGTTTGGCATGGCTGTTGTCCGGCAAGCCGATTTCCTTTGCCCTCACCATCTTTGTTTCCGTGCTGGTCATCGCATGTCCCTGTGCGCTGGGGCTGGCTACACCTACAGCCATTATGGTAGGTACAGGAAAGGGCGCGGAGTACGGGATCCTGATAAAGGGCGGCGAAGCGCTGGAGACGGCACATAGGATCCGGACCATTGTGCTTGATAAAACCGGGACTATCACGGAAGGCAAGCCGCAGGTAACGGATATTCTTCCGGCCGGTCCGATGGAGAAAAAGGAGCTTCTGCTCCTGTCCGCTTCTGCGGAGAAAAATTCCGAGCATCCGCTGGGCGAGGCAATTGTCGGGCTGGGCAGGGAGCGAAACCTGGAATTGCTGGAGCCGGAGAGCTTTGAAGCGATCCCCGGGCAGGGCATTGAAGTGGTTCTCCGGGGGCAGAAGGTTTTTCTCGGCAACCAGAAGCTGATGGATGATCGGAACATTGCTTTTCCGATGCAGAAGGATTATGACCGACTGGCAGGAGAAGGCAAAACCCCTATGTATATTGCGGTGGACGGCAACCCGGCAGGCATCATCGCAGTGGCGGACGTGATGAAGGAAAGCAGCAGAAAGGCAGTGGAGACACTGGAACAAATGGGGATTGAAGTGGCAATGATCACCGGAGACAACCGGAGAACCGCGGAGGCCATTGCCGATCAGGTGGGAATCCACCGGGTATTGGCAGGAGTGCTCCCGCAGGATAAGGCAGTGGAAGTGAAGAAGCTGCAGCAGGAAGGGAAAAAGGTAGCTATGGTGGGAGACGGGATCAACGATGCGCCTGCACTGGCCCAGGCGGATATCGGCATTGCGATTGGTTCCGGTACGGATGTAGCCATGGAATCCGCTGATATCGTCCTGATGAGAAGCGATCTCAAGGATGTTCCCACAGCGATTCAACTGAGCAAGCGTACGATCCGGAATATCCGGCAGAATCTGTTCTGGGCATTTGCCTATAATTCCGCCGGGATACCGATTGCAGCCGGACTGCTGTATCTGTTCGGCGGGCCCCTTTTAAACCCGATGATCGCAGCAGGCGCCATGGCGTTCAGCTCGGTATCTGTTCTGACCAATGCATTGCGGCTGAAACGATTCCGGCCTTTGCGCGGATAAAGGGAAGGACTTTGGGAAAAGAAGAAAGGGTGATAAAAATGGCAGAAAAGAAAACGGTATTTGTGGAAGGAATGACTTGCAGCCATTGCGAGCAACATGTGGAAGAAGCTCTGAAGGGATTGGATGGGGTAAAGTCTGCGAAAGCAAACCGGAAGAAGAAAACCGCAGTAATCAAACTGACGGGCGAGGTTTCGGATGATAGCATCCGGAATGCAGTCAGGGAAGCAGGATACGAAGTCACAGATATCCAATAAATTTCAGGAAAAAGGAATTGCCCGGGAAAAGTCTTTGCAGACCATGGGCAATTCTTTTTTTTACACATAATATAAAACGGGAACCACAGGTTCCCGGACAGGAGGAAATAAATTGGATAAAAAAGGACAGATAAGAAGGATGTTTCCCGGAGGAAATACAACGACTGGCTTTGTTTCCTGTTTTCAGTACATGATTGGGCCGGATGCGAACCGGATTTTTATTCTGAAAGGCGGACCCGGCACCGGAAAATCCACATTTATGATGGCGATCAGTCAGGAGCTCGTGGACAGGGGTTATGACGTGGAATATCATCATTGTCCCACCGACCCGGATTCTTTGGATGGTCTGGTGATCCCTGCCCTGAAAGTGGCGCTGATGGACGGCACGGCGCCTCATATCAATGATCCGGAAAACCCCGGCGCAGTGGATGAGATCATTTCTCTCGGTGAATATTGGGAGGAAAAGGAGATCATTCGACACAGGGACGAAATCGTTTCCACGAATCAGAAGGTCGGCCGGCTCTTTCAAATCGCATTCAGCTTGCTTCGTCAGTCCCGGGCTGCTTATGAGGAATGGGAAAGTTATGTGCAGGAAACGGTAAATCGGGCGGAGACTTATCGGATTCTCGGATCACTTCGGAAAAACGTGCTGGAGGCTGGGACGGTCTCTAAGCCGAGTGCCCCAAAGAGCAGACATTTGTTTGGATCGGCCATTACTCCAAAAGGAGTGGTGAATTACCGGGAAACCCTGTTGAGGGAAAGCAGCAGGATTTTCTTTG includes these proteins:
- the trkA gene encoding Trk system potassium transporter TrkA; its protein translation is MRIIVIGAGKVGYQIAEALSREMFDVVVVEKNEDVINKVNENLDVLTMQSNGLVSSTLKQLEISRNDMVIAVTESDEANMLACLSAKNLGAGTTVARIRNPEYTKDWAVTKEQLSIDYIINPERSTALEISRMLTYSPAGAVEDFAKGKVQMVSVPIDDPLKLNPVQIKDLDIPNDILVAAIIRKGELIIPRGENVIQTGDTIYIIGQKKGILKFCKSIGITPKRISHVMILGGGRISYYLTEKLLPLGISVKIIEKDPARCRILSENLPNALVINGDGTDLSLLKAENIGQMDALVALTGIDEENVLLSLLAKQMGVKKVISKVSRANYIPLVETIGVDAAITPSMITASEILRFIRGGKIASLFLLLGGEGEVMEWKISSGCAATDISIRDLDLPSDVLITTIIRNDKVIIPHGEDKIYADDRVIVLCRSSEDNRVTEIFSEAERKRKNEFWHHLKGTGTSASD
- a CDS encoding heavy metal translocating P-type ATPase codes for the protein MKETLQITGMTCASCVRAVQKAITKLDGVQEASVNLATERATVVYDPDEVRIPQIQDAVSRAGYKAMEIETKGQADRERERREKEAKTLWRKFIVSLVFTVPLLYVAMGHMMGLPVPGAIHPDVHPLRFALVQLALALPVMIAGYRFYTVGFGNLFRREPNMDSLIAVGTSASLLYGIYAMIQIGNGRVEYVHDLYFESAGVIITLILLGRYLEAVTKGKTSEAIRKLMGLAPKTATVIRDGGETVIPIEEVKVGDILVVKPGEKIPTDGIVVEGRTSVDESMLTGESIPVEKNKGCSIIGASINQNGTVRFQATKVGEDTALAQIIKLVEEAQGSRAPIARTADIIAGYFVPIVMAIAVIAGLAWLLSGKPISFALTIFVSVLVIACPCALGLATPTAIMVGTGKGAEYGILIKGGEALETAHRIRTIVLDKTGTITEGKPQVTDILPAGPMEKKELLLLSASAEKNSEHPLGEAIVGLGRERNLELLEPESFEAIPGQGIEVVLRGQKVFLGNQKLMDDRNIAFPMQKDYDRLAGEGKTPMYIAVDGNPAGIIAVADVMKESSRKAVETLEQMGIEVAMITGDNRRTAEAIADQVGIHRVLAGVLPQDKAVEVKKLQQEGKKVAMVGDGINDAPALAQADIGIAIGSGTDVAMESADIVLMRSDLKDVPTAIQLSKRTIRNIRQNLFWAFAYNSAGIPIAAGLLYLFGGPLLNPMIAAGAMAFSSVSVLTNALRLKRFRPLRG
- a CDS encoding PRK06851 family protein, with the protein product MDKKGQIRRMFPGGNTTTGFVSCFQYMIGPDANRIFILKGGPGTGKSTFMMAISQELVDRGYDVEYHHCPTDPDSLDGLVIPALKVALMDGTAPHINDPENPGAVDEIISLGEYWEEKEIIRHRDEIVSTNQKVGRLFQIAFSLLRQSRAAYEEWESYVQETVNRAETYRILGSLRKNVLEAGTVSKPSAPKSRHLFGSAITPKGVVNYRETLLRESSRIFFVKGQPGTGVRQMIAGIARSAEELGLFTEQYHCPYEPEEDKLDMLLIPDIQTAVVNNSPPCPFGLGNPEGIRPVAEIDLDDCIQKDAREEYRPEQADAEARSRDLLHKAVDHLARAKSAHDEIEGFYIQSMDYDRVRQKRDEVLHKILQYQ
- a CDS encoding cation transporter, with the protein product MAEKKTVFVEGMTCSHCEQHVEEALKGLDGVKSAKANRKKKTAVIKLTGEVSDDSIRNAVREAGYEVTDIQ
- a CDS encoding metal-sensing transcriptional repressor, coding for MECGDKKQVLNLLKTSRGQMDGIIRMLEEDRYCVDISKQILSVQALLKKANLQIIDQHIRHCVKEAFLEGNGDEKVTEVIDLIDKYAK